AGGATTTGTTTGTAACTTAAGGAAAGAACCTCAAGTATGTCCTCATCGGCACTTTCAATCGTTTGTGGTAGGTAGATTTCTTCCGAAGCAATATAAGAATAGTGACAAACTAGGACAAAGAAATTAGCGATACAGTTCCATACTAGTGGATTGGTTTTCTTATCCAACACCTGAAATGTCAAGATATCCAGATCGTCCATATTTTCCAGTCGATTGTATAAAATATCTGGACAAAAATCACTCTCTTTATCAAGCTCCTGTTTGGAAAGTTTTAAGGAATCAAGGACAAACTCCTGATATTCTTTCTCACTGATACGATCTACAAGACCGTATATCAACTCCTGTAGGTAGCGCAATAAATTTCTATTATCATTCATTGATTTTCCTTCTATTACTAAAAAACTAACTTGGTGATCCACTGAAAAACGTGGCACTCACTCTTCCTCTTCAAACATCAGAGCATCCAGTTCTTCTCTCTCTGCCGCAATCTCTTCAAAAGTAGAAAT
This Streptococcus oralis DNA region includes the following protein-coding sequences:
- a CDS encoding Imm6 family immunity protein, which translates into the protein MPRFSVDHQVSFLVIEGKSMNDNRNLLRYLQELIYGLVDRISEKEYQEFVLDSLKLSKQELDKESDFCPDILYNRLENMDDLDILTFQVLDKKTNPLVWNCIANFFVLVCHYSYIASEEIYLPQTIESADEDILEVLSLSYKQILAENRELISQITGPEIEGYLKDELVKNYFGPLFLSDENE